tgttttacttttttcaacaattaattGCTCTCTTATCCCATTGAACTGATTCCGCCAATCGCGTAATTCGCGCTGCATTATTTCGACATCTTCTTGCAGAAAATCAAACAATTTACCCAACGGATTGGTAGTTCGCGTCAATGTCTGTATTGTCCCTCGTAATTTATCTATTTCTTTGATAACAAAATCGCGATCTTTCTTGACACCCGACTCCCACTCGATTTCCACTTTATTTGGTATCAATTCGACGTTATCTTCATTGACTAACTCACGCTGTGTTTCAAGTATTTGTGCTACTAAATAACCGTGTTCTTGCGTCACTTGTTTATCATTCAAATCATTacttatgttattattattaatattattgagtaatgaattattatcatcattgaTACTCGACTCAACAACTACCATATCTTCGGCATCGTCTTCTTTCATATCGAAGTTCTGTACAATGACATTTATATCCGCAATCTGATTGACCGCATTGttgttgattataaaatcTGTTTTACCACGCAATCGTGGCGCTGCTGGACGTGCACTAGGCGGCCTTGCGGTCGGAGGTCTAAGAAATCCTGAAGAAGTCTTGACtattcccgaattttttattccatcaGCTCTACTGTCTACTATTTCAACAGATTTGCTTTGTTTTTTCAAACCATCCGGCTTTACTTCTTTTTCTTCCTCTGTTTTATCGGCCGTTTTACTCGAAACTGTTTTATCATTAACCGGTTCACTAGATTCCAGATGAGAATCATCGATTACTTCTTTTTGCTCACTTTTAACTGTCGCTGCTTCTTCTACGCCTTCAGAATCTTGTACTTCATTGACTTCTTCTTTGTTATCGACCTTCGGCAAATCTGTTTTATCTTCCAAGTCAGCAGACTTCTCAACCTTTGCCGGCAAAACAGTTTCTTTATGCGAACTCGAACTTTCTTTACTTCTGACCCGTTTTTCCGACggttttttatcatctttttttttcccgctcgtatcttttctttttaaattatcttttgTCAATTTAGAATTATCGCTAACTTTTCTATCGATGCTGCTATCGCGTTTTTTTAACTCTCCCGATTGTTTTGTTGAACTTCTCTTCTTATCACTTTCTTTTCCCACTTTATCTAATTTATCAGTAGACTTTCTCACTGTCTTTTTAACTCCACTCTTTTCATTGCTCGCCAAATTGACTTCAGGTGATCTACTTTTCTTcttcaaacttttttctttgctTTTCTTGTTGATATTATTCTTAAAATACTCGATAGCTTCATCGCTCGATACTTTTTTGTCCAAAGCGCGTCCTATCGCGTGAAATAATTCATTCGTTTTGATCGGCTCTTGGccggaaattatttttgacggTCTTACATTCAAATCGTTATTGCCGGTTATCAATTTAACCGcgtcaattaattttgttaaatattcaatCTTAGCTTCTTTATCACTGATATTTGTACTTATTAATTCGTcgtcagtaaataaattttttaaaaatcctgtttcttttattattgacGTTATTATGTCATGTATAAAACGAAATGgtggtttttttaataatttatcagtcAGTGGaggtttttttatatatttaccaaGCAAATCTTGTGTTTTCTTCACAGCTTCTTGTAGTTTTATATCTTCtgacatttttgaataatcacttatattttttttttttttttatatataaatatttaactttgaaggttaatataaattgtaaaaatatatctttgtGACAACatgcttttatatattttatatattgggtttgttgttgtttttgtttACATGGCAACCGAACTGTAGTATCGACTGTATATAAatcgatataaaaatttaatactttttttttaaagttcatttttcttgggattggatttttatttaaaaaattaaggatATATGGGGTAATATGGTTACGAGGTAAGACGGTCagttgtgaattttttttttttcaaatttagttaattacagaaatttaatgtttttgtatcaatagaaatttttttataattttgtggaGTAAAATGGGCAATTGAAAATGTTCGGTAAGAAGAGGGGGAAATAGcgaaggataaaaaaatatttttttttataatttagatcgtttagaaaaatttttaattttgatttttaagtaaacaaattttgaaattttagaaaataagaaaattattttttgaacgcGAGTGTATTAAAATTTGGACGAATTtacttcattaatttttataataaaaatatattatatttaattttcactcggaaaaagaaaattagcaaaaattttacttgactgaatttatttaattttagttcattagtcgaaaaagttttttgtaaaattttttcgtacaaTTCTCTGCATTAAattccattaattaaattttataaaaacactagcccgcgaaaattttttgaaatctcaTTGGTCCTAACatgaaaagtttataaattccataaaatttcaaaaatttcataaaattattttttcccccctaatttcatttttctttttctttcaatCCAAACAAGACCCAAAAATTACActgtccattttaccccactaaattataaaaatactctcgataaaaaaaaattcaaactaaaaataaataaaataatcaacttAAACAAAATGAGGCCGTTTTGCCTCatatgcaaaaaaatatcatcCTGAAGTTTGCAGACAGTttacaattttcgaatttatttttcaacagtataattaaaaaaaaataaaaaaatgcatatgtagaaaattttgaaaaccataagtgcaatttttcaaaatatttttctattcaaatttatcgttttttaaaatgaacaaaaattattagacgtcagctaacttcagtatcataaaaaaattcaatgcgTATTTTCATTACTGAAAATAAAACCAGGAAAATTCTTCAACGATTACGTAATTTTAACGTTAAATAAAGGaaataaatatcatatatCTATTTATGAAAACTGATACATAAATCACGACagaattcattaaaaaaaaatcaaataaaatccaaataatttttttcaataatcaaatatttaa
This sequence is a window from Microplitis mediator isolate UGA2020A chromosome 3, iyMicMedi2.1, whole genome shotgun sequence. Protein-coding genes within it:
- the LOC130664943 gene encoding TRAF3-interacting protein 1, giving the protein MSEDIKLQEAVKKTQDLLGKYIKKPPLTDKLLKKPPFRFIHDIITSIIKETGFLKNLFTDDELISTNISDKEAKIEYLTKLIDAVKLITGNNDLNVRPSKIISGQEPIKTNELFHAIGRALDKKVSSDEAIEYFKNNINKKSKEKSLKKKSRSPEVNLASNEKSGVKKTVRKSTDKLDKVGKESDKKRSSTKQSGELKKRDSSIDRKVSDNSKLTKDNLKRKDTSGKKKDDKKPSEKRVRSKESSSSHKETVLPAKVEKSADLEDKTDLPKVDNKEEVNEVQDSEGVEEAATVKSEQKEVIDDSHLESSEPVNDKTVSSKTADKTEEEKEVKPDGLKKQSKSVEIVDSRADGIKNSGIVKTSSGFLRPPTARPPSARPAAPRLRGKTDFIINNNAVNQIADINVIVQNFDMKEDDAEDMVVVESSINDDNNSLLNNINNNNISNDLNDKQVTQEHGYLVAQILETQRELVNEDNVELIPNKVEIEWESGVKKDRDFVIKEIDKLRGTIQTLTRTTNPLGKLFDFLQEDVEIMQRELRDWRNQFNGIREQLIVEKSKTSNLLKPLEDSLSDVENNIKLQMDKIYQTKANILRNNLKISRLLSGQ